Proteins encoded within one genomic window of Brachybacterium muris:
- a CDS encoding glycosyltransferase, which translates to MPTLAQATRPYREAVTPNVDGALVEQRTLDAWTEAMDRQLSLPAERRRMGKNAVRSVARHSSEAVADDLLRSLTDLAVSSVPGSSVFPDEASAEGTPLESTPTANPMRSKVPLGRRAILKALAGEARTPTR; encoded by the coding sequence GTGCCGACGCTTGCTCAAGCGACACGCCCGTACCGGGAAGCGGTGACCCCGAACGTTGACGGCGCACTGGTGGAGCAACGCACACTCGATGCGTGGACGGAAGCGATGGATCGTCAGCTGTCTCTGCCGGCTGAACGGCGAAGGATGGGGAAGAACGCTGTCCGGTCAGTTGCTCGTCACAGCAGTGAGGCCGTGGCGGACGACCTGCTGAGGTCGTTGACGGACTTGGCCGTCTCATCCGTTCCCGGGTCGTCCGTGTTCCCGGACGAGGCCTCTGCTGAGGGAACTCCTCTCGAGAGCACCCCCACGGCCAATCCGATGCGAAGCAAGGTGCCCCTGGGGCGCCGAGCGATCCTCAAGGCCCTGGCCGGTGAGGCTCGTACGCCAACACGCTGA
- a CDS encoding glycosyltransferase family 2 protein → MNALSSFDPLATARAAKHRLFVARRSAAAASDAVAFRVRRRDALRRAAKGITLPPLPVAGRGEIWGIAMVRNEADVLEGTLTQLASQGVDRVLCVDNGSTDATRDVLASVGRDYPVIVGDDSWTAFEQSAKMTVLADAARRAGATWVLPFDADERWMGQGGSIADVLRSTAAPIVVAELVNAFPDPLQDGAWRLDPTAHHDPKMAFRPMRGTVIGMGNHRVMRPGDIVPGLGIVHLPWRSFEQFRSKVEHGSRALDAAELDADAGWHWRHLGAMDESELRAAWHGMLSGEKIPENAWQPGDVTVPFSVTDSIHWDDIVAARR, encoded by the coding sequence ATGAACGCGCTGTCGTCATTCGATCCACTGGCGACCGCACGAGCCGCCAAGCATCGTCTCTTCGTCGCTCGCCGAAGCGCGGCTGCAGCCTCCGACGCCGTCGCCTTCCGAGTTCGCCGTCGTGATGCACTGCGACGTGCCGCAAAGGGGATCACCCTTCCCCCGCTGCCGGTTGCGGGCCGGGGCGAGATCTGGGGCATCGCCATGGTCCGGAACGAGGCTGACGTCCTGGAGGGCACGCTCACTCAGCTGGCATCACAAGGCGTGGACCGCGTGCTCTGCGTGGACAACGGATCGACCGACGCCACACGGGATGTACTCGCTTCCGTCGGCCGGGATTATCCGGTGATCGTCGGCGACGACTCTTGGACCGCGTTCGAGCAGTCCGCGAAGATGACCGTCCTCGCTGATGCCGCACGACGAGCGGGCGCCACCTGGGTTCTCCCCTTCGACGCCGATGAGCGCTGGATGGGACAGGGCGGCTCCATTGCCGACGTACTGCGCAGCACTGCCGCACCCATCGTCGTCGCCGAACTCGTGAACGCCTTTCCCGATCCGCTTCAGGACGGTGCATGGCGACTGGATCCGACGGCCCACCATGACCCGAAGATGGCCTTCCGCCCGATGCGAGGAACGGTGATCGGCATGGGGAACCACCGTGTGATGCGACCCGGAGACATCGTCCCGGGTCTCGGCATCGTCCATCTCCCCTGGCGCAGCTTCGAGCAGTTCAGGTCCAAGGTGGAGCATGGCTCACGAGCGCTCGACGCGGCAGAGCTGGACGCAGATGCGGGGTGGCACTGGCGCCATCTCGGGGCGATGGATGAGAGCGAGCTGCGTGCCGCATGGCACGGCATGCTCTCCGGCGAGAAGATCCCCGAGAACGCCTGGCAGCCGGGCGATGTCACCGTGCCGTTCTCTGTCACCGATTCAATCCATTGGGACGACATCGTCGCCGCCCGTCGGTAG
- a CDS encoding alpha-1,2-fucosyltransferase, with amino-acid sequence MIRSAAESAARRLLDIVRERPGARTIQGSSDAIRGGNNLYLWQWAHLEQRAERRAAVLRSATMPDWIDEFPLLRDLTIDQTDVSILDRRRFATRFFFDHDFDRAQNRDFCLALVDSSDAFRARRSRIRAQIAQETLVVNVRRGDYYEVPEFFARFGLDIHSHVAGAVELVRQAGRPVDDVLVVSDDVDWCRRELTPALGDIRTLEGRSSPFDDLAALSSATSLVLANSTFSYWGSHLASSFDDEHLAIAPSHHEIAPDGNPIAPMFDPSWPRTEYSPRRGATG; translated from the coding sequence ATGATCAGGTCTGCGGCGGAGAGCGCGGCACGGCGCCTGTTGGACATCGTGCGCGAGCGTCCCGGAGCACGCACCATCCAAGGATCCTCGGACGCCATCCGAGGCGGTAACAACCTCTACCTCTGGCAGTGGGCCCATCTGGAACAACGCGCCGAACGACGTGCCGCCGTGCTGCGTTCCGCCACCATGCCCGACTGGATCGACGAGTTCCCGCTCCTCAGGGACCTCACGATCGACCAGACGGACGTCTCGATCCTCGATCGCCGACGGTTCGCGACCCGCTTCTTCTTCGACCACGACTTCGATCGCGCGCAGAACCGGGACTTCTGCCTGGCGCTCGTGGACAGCAGCGACGCCTTCCGTGCACGACGGTCACGGATCCGAGCTCAGATCGCTCAAGAGACTCTTGTCGTGAACGTGCGTCGTGGCGACTACTACGAGGTGCCCGAGTTCTTCGCACGATTCGGCCTGGACATCCACAGCCACGTCGCCGGTGCGGTCGAGCTTGTGCGACAGGCCGGTCGTCCTGTCGACGACGTCCTGGTCGTCTCCGACGACGTCGACTGGTGCCGTCGGGAGCTCACGCCTGCGCTCGGCGACATCCGGACACTGGAGGGCAGATCCTCGCCGTTCGACGATCTCGCCGCCCTGTCCTCAGCCACCTCACTGGTCCTCGCGAACTCGACATTCTCCTACTGGGGTAGCCACCTGGCCTCCTCGTTCGACGACGAGCATCTTGCGATCGCGCCGTCCCATCACGAGATCGCACCGGATGGCAACCCCATCGCCCCAATGTTCGACCCGTCCTGGCCCCGCACCGAGTATTCACCGCGCCGAGGAGCAACCGGATGA
- a CDS encoding glycosyltransferase, producing MVGTPPRLSVIIPAHNAASVLGEQLEALRAQEGADPFEVLVCDNNSTDGTARLALDDAGSLDLRVVDASGPASASHARNQGAAAAAGEILLFCDADDLVSRQWVRELSAPLTRGADVLVAGALHHQRFNDAEVLRAYDIGPDPDPDPAADELSDPPPYAGFLPTVPGNGFAVRRDRYLALHGMDHSYPGGAEETDFAWRAQLAGVRVIVRPRAVVHYRLKDAPRPLFRQQRIQNYARILLWTRYRDQGMSGPSTVYSLREVAHHLPGLLRRQRRADRLRTARILGGNVGALQGILAFRILRRSPAPRTAEIAPQEGQRR from the coding sequence GTGGTCGGGACTCCTCCACGCCTCAGCGTCATCATCCCCGCGCACAACGCCGCGAGCGTGCTCGGCGAGCAGCTCGAGGCATTGCGCGCCCAGGAGGGCGCCGACCCCTTCGAAGTCCTGGTCTGCGACAACAACAGCACCGACGGCACGGCACGGCTTGCCCTCGACGACGCGGGATCCCTGGACCTGAGGGTCGTCGACGCCTCGGGCCCGGCGAGTGCCAGCCATGCCCGGAACCAGGGCGCCGCCGCCGCGGCGGGAGAGATCCTGCTGTTCTGCGATGCCGACGATCTCGTGTCCCGGCAGTGGGTGCGCGAGCTGTCGGCGCCGCTGACCCGCGGTGCCGACGTCCTCGTCGCGGGTGCCCTGCACCACCAGCGCTTCAATGATGCGGAGGTGCTCCGCGCGTACGACATCGGCCCGGACCCCGACCCCGACCCAGCGGCCGACGAGTTATCCGACCCGCCGCCGTATGCGGGATTCCTCCCCACGGTTCCCGGCAACGGCTTCGCCGTCCGACGGGACCGCTATCTCGCGCTGCACGGGATGGATCACTCGTACCCGGGCGGGGCGGAGGAGACCGACTTCGCCTGGCGTGCCCAGCTCGCCGGCGTGCGCGTCATCGTGCGCCCTCGCGCTGTGGTGCACTACCGGTTGAAAGACGCGCCCCGCCCCCTGTTCCGGCAGCAGCGGATCCAGAACTACGCGCGGATCCTGCTCTGGACACGTTATCGCGATCAGGGGATGTCCGGTCCGAGCACCGTGTACTCGCTGCGCGAGGTGGCACACCATCTCCCGGGGCTCCTGCGTCGACAGCGCCGGGCCGATCGCCTGCGGACCGCACGGATCCTCGGCGGGAACGTCGGTGCACTGCAGGGGATCCTCGCATTCCGCATCCTGCGCCGCTCCCCCGCCCCTCGCACCGCCGAGATCGCTCCGCAGGAGGGTCAGAGGCGATGA
- a CDS encoding acyltransferase, whose protein sequence is MKMPLAGSVRRALFQAAGSSVVPIRHRAQLLARLGHSGIDGVALGHGVTFCNPSSVHVGAGSFINNQAYFDVGPIKLGTNVTVGPRAMFVTGNHGIGPSARRAADGAHRGITVGDGAWIGAGVIVLPGITVGAGSIIGAGAVVTADCLPDSVYAGVPARKLRDLESHEQGGEVG, encoded by the coding sequence ATGAAGATGCCGCTCGCAGGATCCGTGAGACGCGCGCTCTTCCAGGCCGCAGGGTCCTCGGTAGTGCCGATCAGACATCGAGCTCAGCTTTTAGCTCGGCTGGGTCACTCCGGCATAGACGGCGTCGCCCTCGGCCATGGCGTCACCTTCTGCAATCCGAGCTCGGTCCACGTCGGTGCAGGCAGTTTCATCAACAACCAGGCCTACTTCGATGTTGGCCCGATCAAGCTCGGAACCAACGTCACCGTGGGACCTCGAGCGATGTTCGTGACCGGCAATCACGGGATCGGCCCGTCCGCTCGACGGGCCGCAGATGGCGCCCACCGTGGCATCACCGTCGGCGACGGCGCATGGATCGGAGCAGGAGTCATAGTGCTCCCAGGCATCACAGTCGGTGCCGGAAGCATCATCGGCGCCGGGGCCGTGGTGACCGCCGACTGCCTCCCCGACAGCGTATATGCGGGCGTGCCCGCTCGGAAGCTGCGCGACCTGGAGTCGCACGAGCAGGGCGGGGAGGTGGGCTGA
- a CDS encoding glycosyltransferase family 2 protein, whose protein sequence is MAGPSVSVVIPCFQAQSTIALQLASLSDQVDAPPFEVILVDNDPAQRLGEAAADFLHSTAFELRIVPAHEHQGSSYARNVGIAHSRAESLQFCDADDVVSRTWVRNGYLSSQHTELWTGESILLAEAPFSDGLETVRREFDASPPEWTAPADKQTGPFPVLMAGNFGGARSTLLELRGFDQGFAHYGDDNDLAFRSRRAGHRVPVAESVRIGYRGKWSARQQMRRGFYDAQARQRLLIVHGVSSQSPIPPWPIDIMRCLAATILMPFRRSVLPFNIVMRWSHTLGNASGALRFGWPRTAPASTPGLGLNPPSAHHDDPPKGTMTA, encoded by the coding sequence ATGGCCGGTCCATCGGTCAGCGTGGTCATCCCGTGCTTCCAGGCGCAGTCGACCATCGCGCTCCAGCTGGCATCGCTCTCGGATCAGGTCGACGCACCGCCGTTCGAGGTGATCCTCGTAGACAACGACCCGGCGCAACGACTCGGTGAGGCCGCTGCGGATTTCCTGCACTCCACCGCGTTTGAGCTGAGGATCGTCCCCGCACACGAGCACCAGGGCTCCTCCTATGCACGGAACGTGGGGATCGCCCATTCTCGCGCCGAGTCGCTGCAGTTCTGCGATGCGGATGACGTCGTCTCACGGACCTGGGTGAGGAATGGATATCTCTCGTCCCAGCACACCGAGCTCTGGACCGGGGAGTCGATCCTGCTGGCCGAGGCGCCCTTTTCAGACGGCCTCGAGACGGTCCGCCGGGAGTTCGACGCCTCTCCCCCGGAGTGGACTGCGCCGGCGGACAAGCAGACCGGCCCGTTCCCCGTCCTGATGGCGGGAAACTTCGGAGGGGCCCGGTCGACGCTTCTCGAGCTGCGCGGCTTCGACCAGGGCTTCGCTCACTACGGCGACGACAACGACCTCGCTTTCCGCTCCCGGCGCGCCGGCCATCGCGTCCCGGTCGCGGAGTCAGTGCGCATCGGGTATCGGGGGAAGTGGTCCGCGCGGCAGCAGATGCGCCGCGGGTTCTACGACGCGCAGGCCAGGCAACGGCTGCTCATCGTCCACGGCGTGTCCTCGCAGTCGCCGATTCCGCCTTGGCCGATCGACATCATGCGCTGCCTGGCGGCGACGATCCTGATGCCGTTCCGTCGCTCCGTCTTGCCGTTCAACATCGTCATGCGGTGGTCCCATACTCTCGGGAACGCAAGTGGAGCGCTCCGTTTCGGATGGCCGCGCACGGCACCCGCGTCGACGCCGGGACTCGGGCTCAACCCGCCCTCCGCTCACCACGACGACCCTCCGAAAGGGACGATGACCGCATGA
- a CDS encoding sugar transferase, whose protein sequence is MTELDAERTAAAHRRAATRTQRTSEARLRLLTLPAMILADVLALTLAVGIAFAVRQVVLPPAGDLRENVASASLIMALGWLAAIAVLGGYDRRQLTSGPQLYRNVLHASGAAFGVIGALVYLLDLELSRAFFLAFFAAGPPLLLLNRLLMRRGLATARVRGRFRQSVIAVGTLDHVGGIAATLHRERWLGYDIVGAVTPGGIADSSRLGIPVLGAERDLLAIAESAAPDMLLFTAGSTSSAEEFRRTAWKLEHERIGVIVVPALTEISADRVTMRPVAGLPLVYMDLPRARQALRWTKRLFDVIVAAVLLALISPLLAVIALRIRAHDGGPVIFRQQRVGRDGKHFEFLKFRTMVTDAEAVKVEMVERAVQDRGNTVMFKMRNDPRITAPGRFLRRFSLDELPQLWNVLRGDMSLVGPRPALPGEVERYDDDARRRLHVRPGITGLWQVSGRGDLSWEDTVRLDTYYVDNWSFTQDIQILVRTVKAVLASSGAY, encoded by the coding sequence ATGACCGAGCTGGACGCCGAGCGGACCGCTGCGGCACACCGTCGAGCCGCGACGAGGACCCAGCGCACGTCGGAGGCACGCCTGCGCCTGCTGACGCTCCCGGCCATGATCCTCGCGGACGTGCTCGCGCTCACCCTGGCAGTGGGCATCGCGTTCGCCGTCCGCCAGGTCGTCCTGCCGCCGGCCGGCGATCTTCGCGAGAACGTCGCCAGCGCCTCCCTGATCATGGCGCTGGGCTGGCTGGCCGCGATCGCGGTGCTCGGCGGGTACGACCGGCGCCAGCTCACCTCCGGCCCCCAGCTCTACCGCAACGTGCTCCACGCCTCCGGCGCTGCCTTCGGCGTCATCGGCGCGCTCGTCTACCTGCTGGATCTCGAGCTCTCCCGCGCCTTCTTCCTCGCGTTCTTCGCGGCGGGTCCGCCGCTGCTGCTGCTGAATCGGTTGCTGATGCGGCGGGGCCTGGCCACCGCCCGCGTGCGCGGCCGCTTCCGCCAGTCGGTGATCGCCGTGGGCACCCTCGACCACGTCGGCGGGATCGCCGCGACCCTGCACCGGGAACGGTGGCTCGGCTACGACATCGTGGGCGCCGTGACCCCGGGAGGCATCGCCGACTCCTCCCGGCTTGGGATCCCCGTGCTCGGCGCGGAGCGTGACCTGCTGGCGATCGCGGAGTCCGCCGCCCCGGACATGCTCCTGTTCACCGCCGGGTCCACCTCTAGCGCCGAGGAGTTCCGCCGCACCGCCTGGAAGCTCGAGCACGAGAGGATCGGCGTCATCGTGGTGCCGGCCCTCACCGAGATCTCCGCTGACCGCGTCACGATGCGCCCCGTCGCGGGCCTGCCGCTGGTGTACATGGACCTGCCGCGCGCCCGCCAGGCCCTGCGCTGGACCAAGCGCCTGTTCGACGTGATCGTCGCCGCGGTGCTGCTCGCGCTGATCTCCCCGCTGCTGGCCGTGATCGCGCTGCGCATCCGCGCCCATGACGGAGGCCCGGTGATCTTCCGTCAGCAGCGCGTGGGCCGCGACGGGAAGCACTTCGAGTTCCTGAAGTTCCGCACGATGGTCACCGACGCGGAGGCCGTGAAGGTCGAGATGGTCGAGCGCGCCGTCCAGGACCGCGGCAACACGGTCATGTTCAAGATGAGGAACGATCCGCGCATCACCGCGCCCGGCCGCTTCCTGCGCCGCTTCTCCCTCGACGAGCTGCCGCAGCTGTGGAACGTGCTGCGCGGCGACATGAGCCTCGTCGGCCCCCGCCCCGCCCTGCCCGGCGAGGTGGAGCGCTACGACGACGACGCCCGTCGGCGCCTGCACGTGCGCCCCGGCATCACGGGCCTGTGGCAGGTCTCCGGCCGCGGCGACCTCTCCTGGGAGGACACGGTGCGGCTGGACACCTACTACGTCGACAACTGGTCCTTCACCCAGGACATCCAGATCCTCGTCCGCACGGTCAAGGCCGTGCTCGCCTCCTCGGGCGCCTACTGA
- a CDS encoding VanZ family protein produces MARPAPEAGAAQRTGPALPRPLRLLAALVLLLYPLAAGALLLASDGWAVNRLNVRIWYAVTGAVGLREQITPEMFAALANVALFVPFFAALAVLVPTWWWVAAGAGLSIAVEIYQGETGTREQDLADILANTAGAALGVGLGLLVRQLAGSRARNRHRERPADASARRPGLSDAGSAPSAPTTPGAPPAETGHGRGGGPDDRD; encoded by the coding sequence ATGGCCCGGCCCGCCCCGGAGGCGGGGGCCGCGCAGCGCACCGGCCCTGCCCTGCCCCGCCCCCTCCGCCTCCTCGCCGCGCTCGTGCTGCTGCTCTACCCGCTCGCGGCGGGCGCGCTGCTGCTCGCCTCGGACGGCTGGGCCGTGAACCGTCTGAACGTCCGGATCTGGTACGCCGTCACCGGCGCCGTGGGCCTGCGTGAGCAGATCACCCCGGAGATGTTCGCGGCGCTGGCGAACGTGGCGCTGTTCGTGCCGTTCTTCGCGGCGCTCGCCGTGCTGGTGCCCACCTGGTGGTGGGTGGCGGCCGGCGCGGGACTCTCGATCGCGGTGGAGATCTACCAGGGCGAGACCGGCACGCGGGAGCAGGACCTGGCCGACATCCTCGCCAACACCGCAGGCGCCGCGCTCGGCGTGGGCCTGGGGCTGCTCGTGCGACAGCTCGCCGGGAGCCGCGCACGGAACCGCCACAGGGAGCGGCCGGCCGACGCGTCGGCCCGTCGGCCGGGACTCAGCGACGCAGGAAGCGCCCCCAGCGCGCCCACCACTCCCGGCGCACCTCCCGCCGAGACGGGGCATGGCCGAGGCGGAGGCCCAGATGATCGCGATTGA
- a CDS encoding nucleotidyltransferase family protein: MRILHLKGEALHPLLAEGRAGSSDCDVLVDPAQVAPLVAALEADGWGQVTTFEHGSVFAHAATFHHRVWGTADLHRAFPGLDRDAAASFEQLWAHRESVDLGGAACAVPDLTAQRLVLLVHAARDASGRSRHDVRVAWTEVDGAERARIERLAAELGAQVPLALATGRPETVEGLPGARVWQAVHDGAAPREVWRARLQDADGPLATARLLVEALQVNRDHLGLRLGHAPSRREVRREWWARWGRFLRR, from the coding sequence GTGAGGATCCTGCATCTCAAGGGCGAGGCGCTGCATCCGCTGCTGGCCGAGGGCCGCGCCGGCTCCTCGGACTGCGACGTGCTGGTGGACCCGGCGCAGGTCGCGCCGCTGGTGGCTGCGCTCGAGGCCGACGGGTGGGGGCAGGTGACCACCTTCGAGCACGGCAGCGTGTTCGCGCATGCGGCGACGTTCCACCACCGCGTGTGGGGAACGGCCGATCTGCACCGCGCTTTCCCGGGCCTGGACCGGGATGCGGCGGCGAGCTTCGAGCAGCTGTGGGCGCACCGGGAGAGCGTGGACCTCGGCGGCGCTGCGTGCGCGGTCCCGGATCTCACTGCGCAGCGGCTGGTGCTGCTGGTGCACGCCGCCCGCGATGCGAGCGGTCGCTCCCGTCACGACGTGCGCGTGGCCTGGACCGAGGTGGACGGGGCGGAGCGGGCGCGGATCGAGCGCCTCGCCGCTGAGCTCGGCGCCCAGGTGCCGCTCGCGCTCGCGACCGGTCGTCCGGAGACCGTGGAGGGCCTGCCCGGGGCGCGGGTGTGGCAGGCGGTGCACGATGGCGCCGCCCCGCGGGAGGTATGGCGGGCACGGCTGCAGGACGCCGACGGACCGCTGGCGACAGCGCGTCTGCTGGTCGAGGCGCTGCAGGTCAATCGCGATCATCTGGGCCTCCGCCTCGGCCATGCCCCGTCTCGGCGGGAGGTGCGCCGGGAGTGGTGGGCGCGCTGGGGGCGCTTCCTGCGTCGCTGA
- the manA gene encoding mannose-6-phosphate isomerase, class I produces the protein MWELDSRIHHYDWGSTTAIPEFLGRPADGSPWAEAWYGAHPLAPSTLTTGQDAGAGLDAAIATDPRRMLGDGVERAFGARLPYLLKVIAPDKPLSLQVHPDREHAQESFAAETAAGLPLESPLRNYRDDNHKPEMLIALTRFTALCGFRTPRRAAALLEGLGTDLTDRLHALLTRSPTAHGMRAAFRTLVSSAMRPSPEAVQQVVEACRARADSGHSPSLRIDQTVALLAEHHPGDPGVVAALLLNPVTLRPGEAMFVPAGTLHAYLHGVGLEIMAASDNVLRAGLTPKKVDADEMLQCVSVQAAPPLRVAPERQNATSVAYYAPVDDFELSLTTLTDPPGTFRTRHRVPGGGPRTLLGLEGEVLLQSDLGRHVLTAGKALFVPAAAGQLHAGGSGRFVQASVP, from the coding sequence GTGTGGGAGCTCGATAGCCGCATCCACCACTACGACTGGGGATCGACCACCGCGATCCCCGAGTTCCTGGGCCGACCCGCCGACGGCTCCCCCTGGGCCGAGGCCTGGTACGGGGCGCACCCGCTGGCACCCTCCACCCTCACCACCGGACAGGACGCCGGCGCCGGGCTCGACGCCGCGATCGCCACAGACCCGCGCCGCATGCTCGGCGACGGCGTGGAGCGCGCCTTCGGCGCCCGCCTGCCCTATCTGCTGAAGGTCATCGCGCCGGACAAGCCGCTGTCCCTGCAGGTCCACCCCGATCGCGAGCACGCCCAGGAATCCTTCGCCGCGGAGACCGCGGCCGGGCTCCCGCTCGAGTCGCCGCTGCGCAACTACCGCGACGACAACCACAAGCCCGAGATGCTGATCGCGCTGACCCGCTTCACCGCGCTGTGCGGGTTCCGCACCCCGCGCCGCGCCGCCGCGCTCCTGGAGGGGCTGGGCACCGATCTCACCGACCGCCTCCATGCGCTCCTCACTCGCAGCCCCACCGCCCACGGCATGCGCGCCGCGTTCCGCACCCTGGTCTCCTCCGCGATGCGCCCCAGCCCCGAGGCTGTCCAGCAGGTCGTCGAGGCCTGCCGGGCTCGTGCCGACTCCGGCCACTCGCCCTCCCTGCGTATCGACCAGACCGTCGCGTTGCTCGCGGAGCACCACCCGGGCGACCCCGGCGTGGTCGCCGCGCTGTTGCTGAACCCCGTCACCCTCCGCCCGGGCGAGGCGATGTTCGTGCCCGCCGGCACTCTGCACGCCTACCTGCACGGCGTGGGCCTGGAGATCATGGCCGCCAGCGACAACGTGCTGCGCGCCGGGCTGACCCCCAAGAAGGTCGACGCCGACGAGATGCTGCAGTGCGTGAGCGTGCAGGCCGCGCCGCCGCTGCGCGTCGCGCCGGAGCGGCAGAACGCGACGTCGGTCGCCTACTACGCGCCCGTCGACGACTTCGAGCTGTCGCTGACCACGCTCACCGATCCGCCCGGCACCTTCCGCACCCGTCACCGCGTCCCCGGCGGCGGGCCCCGCACCCTCCTCGGCCTCGAGGGGGAGGTGCTGCTCCAGAGCGACCTGGGCCGCCACGTGCTCACCGCCGGCAAGGCCCTGTTCGTGCCCGCCGCCGCCGGGCAGCTCCACGCCGGCGGCTCCGGCCGCTTCGTCCAGGCGAGCGTCCCGTGA
- a CDS encoding PqqD family peptide modification chaperone — MTRYRLRPLVSDWDGEDLWVGALPHGPITRIQGVGALVLELLAETPDRAASPAELADRLRQEVEDVPEDAEQIITSFLAELDTGGILETIEEDAA, encoded by the coding sequence GTGACCCGCTACCGGCTGCGCCCCCTGGTCAGCGACTGGGACGGGGAGGACCTGTGGGTGGGGGCGCTGCCCCACGGCCCGATCACCCGCATCCAGGGCGTGGGCGCCCTCGTGCTCGAGCTGCTCGCCGAGACGCCGGACCGCGCGGCGAGTCCCGCCGAGCTCGCCGACCGGCTGCGGCAGGAGGTCGAGGACGTGCCCGAGGACGCCGAGCAGATCATCACCAGCTTCCTCGCCGAGCTCGATACGGGCGGGATCCTTGAGACGATCGAGGAGGATGCCGCGTGA
- a CDS encoding MauE/DoxX family redox-associated membrane protein: MAVLLSAPILLSITLLISGLAKLGAREATQDAMRSLRLPLPTLHASVAWVLPVMEIVLALALWIPVPPLQMLIAGVVTLLMFAYLVIIARALTFEEQVQCSCFGTLASPTVSRATLVRNVILSALGVLAVVAAATGAMTTLLVQEPMGLIGLGMALLIAIVLTAATIGGRVAAPDADAPAASASAEPVLEEDELLDYERSPIPAAVLQQPDGRLITLTQLTAQRAALLVFVTEGCGPCERVLDHAEEWIGELEQTLQVRFVFSRPLEQLRKRTTDRITDHALHDLQFTARTALGGTGAPSAVLLGADGQLAGGPVNGGSAVIEFVQEIREQLAEAQAGGELSSDG; this comes from the coding sequence ATGGCTGTGCTGCTGTCGGCACCGATCCTGCTGTCGATCACCCTGCTGATCTCCGGGCTCGCGAAGCTCGGTGCGCGCGAAGCGACCCAGGATGCGATGCGCTCGCTGCGCCTCCCGCTGCCGACGTTGCACGCTTCGGTCGCCTGGGTGCTTCCGGTGATGGAGATCGTGCTCGCGCTGGCGCTGTGGATCCCGGTGCCGCCGCTGCAGATGCTGATCGCGGGTGTCGTGACGTTGCTGATGTTCGCCTATCTGGTGATCATCGCGCGGGCGCTGACCTTCGAGGAGCAGGTGCAGTGCTCCTGCTTCGGCACCCTCGCCTCCCCCACCGTTTCCCGCGCCACACTGGTGCGGAACGTGATCCTCAGCGCGCTGGGCGTGCTGGCGGTGGTCGCGGCCGCGACCGGTGCGATGACCACTCTCCTGGTGCAGGAACCGATGGGATTGATCGGGCTCGGGATGGCGCTGCTGATCGCGATCGTGCTTACCGCCGCCACGATCGGGGGACGCGTCGCCGCGCCCGATGCCGACGCCCCAGCCGCTTCCGCCTCTGCGGAGCCGGTTCTAGAAGAGGACGAGCTGCTGGACTACGAGCGTTCCCCGATCCCGGCGGCGGTGCTGCAGCAGCCCGACGGCCGCCTGATCACCCTCACCCAGCTCACCGCGCAGCGCGCGGCTCTGCTGGTGTTCGTCACCGAGGGCTGCGGGCCGTGCGAGCGAGTGCTGGACCACGCTGAGGAGTGGATCGGCGAGCTGGAACAGACGCTGCAGGTGCGGTTCGTTTTCTCCCGCCCGCTGGAGCAGCTGCGGAAGCGGACCACGGACCGGATCACCGACCACGCGCTGCACGACCTGCAGTTCACCGCCCGCACCGCGCTCGGCGGCACGGGTGCGCCGAGCGCGGTGCTGCTGGGGGCCGACGGCCAGCTCGCCGGCGGCCCCGTCAACGGCGGCAGCGCCGTGATCGAGTTCGTGCAGGAGATTCGGGAACAGCTGGCGGAGGCACAGGCAGGCGGGGAACTGTCGTCCGACGGTTGA